ACGGGGTGCCGAAGGTCTACCCGGGGACCGCGCCGGAAGGCTGCGGGCTGGCCTCCGGGCGGATCAACATCACCCTGCGGGAGACCGGCTTGGAGGGGTGAGCTGCTTGTTCAGAAGGACACGGTCGGCGGTCGCGGCCCGTCATACGCTGTGAGCATGACCACAGACAAGTCTGACCTTCAGGTGTTCCAGTCCGATGATGGACTGTTGGTGTGGGGACCTTCGGCCTCGATGGCGTTGTTCGACTCCAAGGCCGCGCGAACCGCGCGGCCTGTCCCACGTGACCTGCTGGGAAAAATGACTCTTGCAGCCGGTGTCATTGGTCTGGCACTCACAAGCGACGAGTACCGGGGCATCTACTTCCGACCCGACGATGAATCACTGGCATTCGCGCGCGAGCACGGAATCGACCTGAGGAACGTCACCAGTGGAGTCATGCGGGCCAAGGACATCGCCGGCGGCAAAGGCGGGGAGATTGCCAAGCATGTGGGCTTTGTCGCCGTTCCCCCCGATCCGACCCTCATGGTGCTGAGCGCCGTCCTGACAACGCAGATGTCGATCGTGGACCAGCTGGAGAAGATCCAGGACTACCTCAAAGAGATGGACCACAAGCTCGACCGCCTGATGAGGCAGCGGAAGCTCGAGGTCACAGGACTGCTCGGCGGGGTGGTCTTGGCCATCGACGAGGCAGAGACGGTCCAGTCCGCTACCGGGCACGTGTCCGAGGTCACGTGGTCCAAGGTGCAGGCCAACTCACTGGTGCTCCAGCAGATCCAGGCCGAGGCAGTCGCCCAGCTCGCTGCGATGGCGGACGAGATCATCGCGTGCAAGGACGACGTGGATGAGCTGGCTAAGGTTGTCCGCCGCGAGACGGAGGGCGTTCAGTTCTGGCTGGGTGTTCTGGCGCGAGCGGTTGCCACCCAGGACCGTCAACATCTTCTCGAACTGGCGCGTGTGGAGGGGCAGCACCCGGACCAACTGGAGGCACATAGACGTGGCCTCGTGGCGGCCCGGTCCCACCGCCTCGGCCGCATCACGGACGCGCTCCGACGCATTAACGAATCACTCGTCGGGGCCGGCACACTCACCAACTTCGGCTACGTTGCGAATCCGTTGTCCTCACGTGCTGTCACCCGTGGGTCTGAAGAGATCACCGGTCATGTCCTGACCTTCGCCGCCCATGCTGACGTCAATCTCGACGATCTGGGCCAGGTGGAGGGGAAGGCATGGCTGAGCGCGGTTCGCGGTCTCGCCGGGGATGTGAAGTCGGGCGTAGACGACACCGCATCGACCGCAGCCCGGCGTGTCGGACAGTTCAGCCGAGTCATCAAGACCGCAGGCGAGGAGCGTGCCCTGGCCCGCGCCGAGCGCATCCGCGCCCGCCGGGCCGCTGGTGCCGCCGTCGAGGATGCATCCGCCGATACGGATACGGAGGCCTGATCCGGCGCTGAGGTGCGGGGCGGGCTCACCGCCGGCCCCACACCCCGCCCTCCGTCTCAGCCCTCCCCGCGCGCGATCCGCACCGCGGACCGGATCATGGGGATCTGCAGCGGCAGCCGCCCGTAGGCGATGGCCTGCTTCGCCGCCGGGCGGTGCCGCCACCGCCACGCCATCCACATGTTGCCGGGCCACACGCCCACGAACAGGGCGGCGGCCGCGGCGCCTCCGGCCTGCCGCGTGGCCGGTGCCGCCAGCAGACCGGCCACGGCGAGTTCGGCCACCCCGGATCCGTACGTCCACGCACGGGCCGAGCCGGGCAGCGCCGGGGGGATGAGCTGGTCGAAGGGCTCGGGTCGCACGAAGTGCAGGACACCCATGCCGCCGAGGGCGGCGGCCATCACCGGGGCCTTCACGCGGCACCGCCCTCGGTGGAGGGGACCTCGATCGGCGGGACCATCATGGCGGGCCTGGGCCGCAGCGCCGGGACGTCCACCTCGATCATGGACGGCCCGCCCCGCTTGAGCGCCTTCTTCAGGGCCTTGTCGAAGCCCGTGGGACCGTCCACCTTCGTGTGGCGCAGGCCCACGGACTCGGCCAGCAGCGAGAAGTCCGGGGTCAGCAGGTCCACGGCCCGCTTCTTCGCCTTCCGCGCCTTCTGGATGTTGCGCAGCACGCCGTAGCCGCCGTCGTTGAACACCACCAGGACCACGTCCGGGGCTTCGGCCGCCAGCACGGCGAGCTCGCCCTGATGGACGGCCAGGCCGCCGTCGCCCACGATCGCCAGCACCGGGTCCTCGGGGCGTCCGACGCCGGCCCCGATCGCCATGGCCAGGCCCTGGCCGATGCCGCCGCCGGCGGCGAAGACGTTGTCCCGCGCGTCGTACACCTCGAGGAGCCGGTTGCCCCACGAGCTGCCGGGCACGGTGACGTCCCGGACGATGACGGCACGGCGGGGCAGGCGCCGGCGCATGGCGTCGCAGATCCCCGCGTAGGCGCCGATGTCCTTCCGGTGCGCCGCGCGCGCGGCGTGGGCGGCCCGGCGCACCCGCGTCGCCCAGCCGTCCTCGGTGGCGGTCTCCCCGAGCTCCTCCGTGAGGCCGGCGACGGCAGAGCGCGCGTCCGCCTGGAGGCCCACCGTGACGGGGAAGTTCTTGCCGATCACCTCGGCGTCCAGGTCGATCTGCACGTGCCGCTCCGGCAGCGGGAGGGCGAAGTTCTGCGTCTCGTTGCCGCGCAGGTGGGAGCCGATGGTCAGGAGGCAGTCCGCCTCCTCGTACAGAGGGAGCACCGCCTCGTCCGCGGGGAAGTTGCCGATCAGCAGGGGGTGGTCCTCCGGGACCGTGCCCCGGCCGTTGGTGCCCGTGAGCACGCCGGCGCCCCACGCCTCGGCGAGGGCCACCACGTCCGCTCCGGCCTGGCGAGCGCCGCCGCCGGCCCAGATGAGGGGACGGCGGGCCTCGCGCAGCGCCGCCGCGGCCCGCTCGATGTCCCGGCGGGCGCCCGTGCGCAGCGTCTCGGTCCGCTCGGTCGCCCTGTCCTGGTCGTCCGGCTTCGCCAGGTACTGCAGGTCGATGGGCCAGTCCACGCTCACCGGTCCGGAGGGGGCGGTGGCGGCCCGCTGCACGGCCTCGGTGAGCACGGCGCGGGCCTGGCGAGGGGTCTCCACCCGCAGGGCGTGGGCGCTGACGGCCTCGAGCATCTGCATCTGGCGCGGGACCTCGTGGTAGGCGCCCTTGCCCTCGCCGATCAGGTCCGCATTGATGTTGCCGGTGATGTGCAGGACCCGGCTGGAGGCGGCCATCGCCTCGAGCATGGAGCCGGCCGCGTTGCCCGCCCCCGTGCCCGTGGAGGTCAGCGCGACGCCGACCCCGCCCGTGGCGCGCGCGTAGCCGTCCGCGGCGTTGATCGCGGCGGCCTCGTGGCGCACGGGCACGAACCGCAGCTCGCGGTCCACGGCCTCCACCAGCGGGAGGTTGTGGATGCTGATCACGCCGAACGCCACGTCCACGCCGGCGTCCCGCATCACCTCCACGAGGACGTCGCCGCCGGTGCGCTCGTCCGGGACGAGGTCGCTCGTCGGGATCTCGTGGGCTTCGGTGCTGACATGGGACTTCTTCGCCATCATGGTCCTCTCGTTCCCGTGCGCCCGGATGCGGGCGGCGGCGCTGCCAGCCTAGGTTCACGGCCTCGGCCGGGTCGACGGGTCAGCCCCGTGCCCCCAGATCCTCCGCGACCGCGTCGGCCACGCGCGCGCCGGAGACCACGGCGCCCTGGATGGACGCGGTGTCCCGGTGGTCGCCGGCGGCGTAGACGCCCGGGGCCACCCCGGCGGGCCGGCGCAGCTGCAGGGGGACGGACTGCACGGGCAGGGCGTGGGCGACGTCGTCGCGCGCCAGCAGGTCCCACCCGGCGGCGTCCACACCCCAGATGCGGGCCGCGTGCAGGCGGGCGGCCTCATCCGTGACGCGGGCGGCGGCCGGGTCCAGCAGGGCCGTGGCCTGCACCAGCGGGGTCCCGTCCGGGGACAGGCCGGGCGCCACCGCACTCATCACGGCCGTGTGCACCAGCGGGCCGGAGCGGGTGCCGTCCACCGCCAGGAACCGCTCGTCCGGCGCGTTCGGGGCGCGGAACCACCACGTGGTCAGGCCGCGCGAGGGCACGTCCGCCTGACCCGTGACCGGGGCGAACGCCTCGGGTCCCACGGCCACCACGGCGGCCCGCGCGGTGAGCGCGCGCCCGTCCGCGGTGGCCACGCGGACGCCCGTGCCCTCCGGCGTCACCCGGTCCACGGCGACGCCGAGCTCCACCCGGGCGCCCGCGGCGCCGGCGCGGGCCGCCAGCTGGTCCGGCAGGGCCCGCACGCCGCGGGCGGGCACCCCCGGGGTGCCCAGGAGGAACATGCGCACCAGCAGCTGGACGAAGCGGTGCGAGGTGGTCAGGTGCGGGTCCGCGAGCACGCCCTGCAGGAACGGCTCGAGCACCGCCCGGCGCAGCGGCCCGGTCACGCCGGCCGCGTCCCACGCGGCGGTGAGCGGCGCGTCGTCGCCGTGCTTCGTCCGCCCCGGGGCGACGAGGGCGGGCCCCGCCCACCGCGCCAGTCCCGCGAGGGTCCGGGGCTCGAGAAGGCCGGTGCCGCGCGTCGTGCGCAGCATGCGGGCCACGGCGGCGGGCTCGCGCCGCGGATCGGCGAGCAGGGCCAGCCCGTCCGTGCCCCGCACGAGCACGCCAGCCCGGAACTGCTGGAGGTCAAGTGCCGCGAGGTCCGCGTGCTTCGGCAGGTCCGGGTAGGCGGGGTTGATCAGCTGGAAGCCCCGGTCCAGGACGAACCCGTCCACCGTCCGGGTGCGCTGCCGCCCGCCGACCTCGGCCTCCCGCTCCAGCACGAGCACGGACAGCCCGCGCTCGGCGAGGGTGCGGGCGGCCACCAGCCCGGCGAGGCCGGCTCCGACGACGATCACATCCTGATGCTCTGCCATGCGGCCAGTATGCCGGGGTCCTCCCCCGGCCGTCAGAGGCCGAGCGCCTCGCCGGGGGCCAGACGCACCGGTCCGCGCGCCGTGGCCACGTCCACGGCCTCTCCCTTCTGCGTCACGACGACGACGTCGGCCGCCGCCAGCTCGCCCGCCACCTCCCGGGCCACGGGCATCAGGTCCCGCCAGTCCTCCCCGCCGACCACGCGAGCCGCGTCCGAGGGGCAGATGGTCGTCCCCTCGCCGCGGTGGCGCAGCAGGGTGCGCATGGCGGCGGCGAGCCGCTCGCGCCGGCCCTGATCGGTGGGCTCCCACCACGGGTCCCCGCGCTCGCCGAGCGCCACCTTGGCGTCCTGGACGCGGAACCGGACGCCGTCGCCGCGGCTCTTCACCAGTCGCCGGGCCGTCATGAGCTCCTTGACCAGCTCCGCGTGCAGGGCCTCGGGGATGTGCGGGTCCGTGGCGCGCCACTTGCGGCCGTTCACGATGATGTGGTGCCCGTCGGGCGTCCTCTCGGGCCCGGGGCGGTCGGCAGTGGGGGTGTCCTGGTCCGTCATGGGGTCTCCTCGTCGGGGGTGGCAGGGGCGGGGGAGATGCGGCCGGGGTCGGAGGTCCCGGTGAGACGGTCCAGGGCGCGGCGCAGCTCCGGCCCCGCGTCCACGATCCGCACGTCGTTGCCGGTGCGCACGCCCTGGGTGGTGAACGCCCGCAGCACCGAGGCGATCACGGCGTCCTGGGCCTCGCGCGTCTCCATCTGGCGCGCCCCGGACCAGAAGCGCAGCTCGAGCTCCACCGTGGTCACGCCCACCGAGGTGAGCAGGGCCTGCGGCGCCGGGTCCGTGAGCACCGAGGGCAGGGCCGCCATGGTCTCCACGGCCACCGCGCGGGCGCGGTCCAGGTCCGTGGCGTCGTCGAGGTCCAGGGACACGGACGAGCGCACCGCGTTGAAGCCGGTCTGCACGGTGACCGCGTTCGAGTGCAGGATCTGGTTGGGCAGCAGCACGAGGCGCCCGTCGAAGGTCTTGATGCCGGTGGCGGACAGGCCCATCTCCACCACGGTGCCGGCGTGGTCGGCCACGGCGATCTGGTCGCCCACCCGGAAGCGGTCCCGGGCGAGGATCACCATGCCGGCGAACATGTTGCCCAGCACCGTCTGGAACGCGATGCCTGCCGCGATCGAGATGACACCGATCCCGCCGAAGACGTCCACGGGCTTGACGCTGGGGAAGACCACCGTGACGGCGGCGCCGAGGGCCAGGACGGTGAGGCCCCCCGCCACGAGGGAGCCGAACACGCGGGCGGCGCTGGGGCTGCGGCCGCCCCGCGTCAGCGCCCAGGTCACGCCGGAGCCCACGAGGCGCCCCAGGGCATAGCCGAGGACGGCGACGGCCAGGCCGACGCCGACCGCGGTCGGGGTGATCGGGGGCAGGTCCATCAGGCGTCCTCCAGACGTCGGGTCACGAGGGCACGCGTCCGCTCCAGGGCGGTGCGGTGCCGGTCCAGGGTCACGTCCTCGAGCTCGTCGAGGAGGGTCGCGAGCCGGCGCGGGATCTGCACGCCGCCCGCGCCGTAGTGCGCGATCTCCTCCACGCCCAGGGTCAGCAGCTCGGCCACGGTCGCCGGGCGGATCCGCAGCCGGGCCACGCCGTCGTCGTCGGCGACGTGCCGCGGGCGGTCGTGGCGGCGCACGGCCGTGCCGAGCACCCGGCGCAGCTCGAAGACCACCTGGGTGGCCGTCGTCGGATCGTTGATCCCGGGGGACAGGGCCCGCTCCGCCACGTCCACCAGCTGGCGGACGCCGAACCCCGGATCGTGGGTGGACCGCCGCTCGGCGGCCAGCACCACTGCATCCTCGACGGCGTCGCGGACGTCGTCGGTGACCTCGCCCCACACGCGGGCCAGCGGCGTCCCGGGCGCCAGGAACGCCCCCGGGGCGGGCAGGAGGTCGAGGTGCAGGTCCTTCTCGTGCGCCAGGGTCGTCAGGCGCTGCTCGTCCACCTCGACGACGTGGCCGTGGCGGTCGCCCACCCGGACGAGGGAGGGGGTGCCACGGGGCTCCCAGTCGGCCTGCTCGGGCAGCGTGTCCTCGTCCGGGAAGTACTCCGCCACAGCGGCGCACGTGGCGTCCCCGACCCGGCTGACGACCTGGGAGACCTGGATGAGGGACATGATCGTGCGGATGAACGCGGGGAACAGGATGAAGGCTGTGAGCACCAGGAGATAGGCCAGGGACACGGACAGCTGCGGCACGAACGCCTCGGCGTCGTCCGCCGCGCCGCGCACCTCCCGGAGCACCGTGAGCGCGTACACGAACGACGCCACGAAGACGCCGAGCGTCCACTGCGTGATGCGGGTGGACAGGAAATCCTGCAGGATCCGCGGGCTGAACTGGCTGGAGGCCAGCTGCATCACGACCATCGTGATCGAGAAGACCAGACCGGTCACGGAGATCATGGCGCTCGCGATGGTCCCCAGCACGCTGCGCGCCCCGGCCGGGCCGCCCGGGAAGGCGACCCCGATCTGGTGGTGGAGGGCGGCGTCGAGCAGGGGCAGGACGAAGCCGAGCGCCACTGCGGCGATCGTGACGAGGGCGGGGATCACCCAGAAGGGCTCGAAGAGGCGGCGCAGCGGGGACGCCCGGTGCACGGCATGGGGCTCCCGGACGACCGGCACCCGGGCGACGGCGTGGTTCATGGGGG
This Micrococcus flavus DNA region includes the following protein-coding sequences:
- a CDS encoding DoxX family protein, whose product is MAAALGGMGVLHFVRPEPFDQLIPPALPGSARAWTYGSGVAELAVAGLLAAPATRQAGGAAAAALFVGVWPGNMWMAWRWRHRPAAKQAIAYGRLPLQIPMIRSAVRIARGEG
- a CDS encoding thiamine pyrophosphate-binding protein, translating into MMAKKSHVSTEAHEIPTSDLVPDERTGGDVLVEVMRDAGVDVAFGVISIHNLPLVEAVDRELRFVPVRHEAAAINAADGYARATGGVGVALTSTGTGAGNAAGSMLEAMAASSRVLHITGNINADLIGEGKGAYHEVPRQMQMLEAVSAHALRVETPRQARAVLTEAVQRAATAPSGPVSVDWPIDLQYLAKPDDQDRATERTETLRTGARRDIERAAAALREARRPLIWAGGGARQAGADVVALAEAWGAGVLTGTNGRGTVPEDHPLLIGNFPADEAVLPLYEEADCLLTIGSHLRGNETQNFALPLPERHVQIDLDAEVIGKNFPVTVGLQADARSAVAGLTEELGETATEDGWATRVRRAAHAARAAHRKDIGAYAGICDAMRRRLPRRAVIVRDVTVPGSSWGNRLLEVYDARDNVFAAGGGIGQGLAMAIGAGVGRPEDPVLAIVGDGGLAVHQGELAVLAAEAPDVVLVVFNDGGYGVLRNIQKARKAKKRAVDLLTPDFSLLAESVGLRHTKVDGPTGFDKALKKALKRGGPSMIEVDVPALRPRPAMMVPPIEVPSTEGGAA
- a CDS encoding NAD(P)/FAD-dependent oxidoreductase gives rise to the protein MAEHQDVIVVGAGLAGLVAARTLAERGLSVLVLEREAEVGGRQRTRTVDGFVLDRGFQLINPAYPDLPKHADLAALDLQQFRAGVLVRGTDGLALLADPRREPAAVARMLRTTRGTGLLEPRTLAGLARWAGPALVAPGRTKHGDDAPLTAAWDAAGVTGPLRRAVLEPFLQGVLADPHLTTSHRFVQLLVRMFLLGTPGVPARGVRALPDQLAARAGAAGARVELGVAVDRVTPEGTGVRVATADGRALTARAAVVAVGPEAFAPVTGQADVPSRGLTTWWFRAPNAPDERFLAVDGTRSGPLVHTAVMSAVAPGLSPDGTPLVQATALLDPAAARVTDEAARLHAARIWGVDAAGWDLLARDDVAHALPVQSVPLQLRRPAGVAPGVYAAGDHRDTASIQGAVVSGARVADAVAEDLGARG
- a CDS encoding DUF3253 domain-containing protein; translation: MTDQDTPTADRPGPERTPDGHHIIVNGRKWRATDPHIPEALHAELVKELMTARRLVKSRGDGVRFRVQDAKVALGERGDPWWEPTDQGRRERLAAAMRTLLRHRGEGTTICPSDAARVVGGEDWRDLMPVAREVAGELAAADVVVVTQKGEAVDVATARGPVRLAPGEALGL
- a CDS encoding mechanosensitive ion channel family protein, with amino-acid sequence MDLPPITPTAVGVGLAVAVLGYALGRLVGSGVTWALTRGGRSPSAARVFGSLVAGGLTVLALGAAVTVVFPSVKPVDVFGGIGVISIAAGIAFQTVLGNMFAGMVILARDRFRVGDQIAVADHAGTVVEMGLSATGIKTFDGRLVLLPNQILHSNAVTVQTGFNAVRSSVSLDLDDATDLDRARAVAVETMAALPSVLTDPAPQALLTSVGVTTVELELRFWSGARQMETREAQDAVIASVLRAFTTQGVRTGNDVRIVDAGPELRRALDRLTGTSDPGRISPAPATPDEETP
- a CDS encoding DUF2254 domain-containing protein; amino-acid sequence: MNHAVARVPVVREPHAVHRASPLRRLFEPFWVIPALVTIAAVALGFVLPLLDAALHHQIGVAFPGGPAGARSVLGTIASAMISVTGLVFSITMVVMQLASSQFSPRILQDFLSTRITQWTLGVFVASFVYALTVLREVRGAADDAEAFVPQLSVSLAYLLVLTAFILFPAFIRTIMSLIQVSQVVSRVGDATCAAVAEYFPDEDTLPEQADWEPRGTPSLVRVGDRHGHVVEVDEQRLTTLAHEKDLHLDLLPAPGAFLAPGTPLARVWGEVTDDVRDAVEDAVVLAAERRSTHDPGFGVRQLVDVAERALSPGINDPTTATQVVFELRRVLGTAVRRHDRPRHVADDDGVARLRIRPATVAELLTLGVEEIAHYGAGGVQIPRRLATLLDELEDVTLDRHRTALERTRALVTRRLEDA